A genomic window from Denticeps clupeoides chromosome 11, fDenClu1.1, whole genome shotgun sequence includes:
- the fnbp1a gene encoding formin-binding protein 1a isoform X7 has translation MDPGRGLLTLRRNCRESMSCSWGTELWDQFDNLEKHTQWGIEFVERYTKFVKERSEIELSYAKQIRNLSKKYQPKKSSREEEEYKYSSSRAFLMTLNELNDYAGQHEVIAENLNTQIISELTRYIQELKAERKSHFHDGRRAQQHMENSWKQLESSKRRFERDCKEADRAQHYYEKMDADINVTKADVEKRCSLKARQQAQLRHQVATESKNEYLACLKKFNKDQNEHYYTLIPIIFQRIQEMEERRIERVGDSMRSYAEVDRKVLPIISKCLDGMNKAAESIDPKMDTKQVVETYKSGFEPPGDVDFEDYSLSMRRAVSESSFLNSRGESRRRSKGKLWPFIKRNKLMSLLASPRQPPPPPPTSPSPSALPNGPQSPQQQKEPFSQRINDFMSSKHKSLRSLRRGLSLKLGSGSEDYSHLPPEQRRKKLQAKLNDINKDLQKEMDQRDALTKMKDVYLKNPHMGDPSSVDPRLEEISQNIEKLQMEAQKFESWLAEVEGKLLEKTDPQRRQSAHFDSQGNTPVSNSCAQNRESSPDGSYTEDHSAENQFKSRSTEFDDEFDDEDPLPTIGTCKALYPFEGQNEGTISMAEGEMLYVIEEDKGDGWTRVRRNEDEEGYVPTSYIKLYFDTNAKDS, from the exons ATGGATCCCGGCCGGGGACTGCTGACGCTGAGGAGGAACTGTCGGGAGAGCATGAGCTGCAGCTGGGGCACGGAGCTGTGG GATCAGTTTGACAACTTGGAGAAGCACACGCAGTGGGGCATTGAGTTCGTGGAGCGGTACACCAAGTTCGTAAAAGAGAGGTCCGAGATCGAGCTCAGCTACGCTAAACAAATCAG AAATCTGTCCAAGAAATATCAGCCCAAGAAGAGTTcacgagaagaagaagaatacaA ATACTCTTCCTCTCGGGCGTTTCTGATGACCCTGAACGAGCTGAATGACTACGCAGGGCAGCATGAGGTCATCGCGGAAAACCTCAACACACAGATCATTTCAGAGCTGACACGCTACATCCAGGAGCTGAAGGCGGAGAGGAAGTCG CACTTCCACGATGGCCGCAGGGCGCAGCAACATATGGAGAATTCCTGGAAACAGCTGGAGTCG AGCAAGCGGAGGTTTGAGCGTGACTGCAAAGAGGCGGACCGGGCGCAGCACTACTACGAAAAGATGGATGCCGATATTAACGTGACTAAAGCGGATGTGGAGAAG CGGTGTTCACTGAAG GCAAGGCAGCAGGCTCAGCTGAGACACCAGGTAGCAACAGAGAGCAAAAACGAGTACCTGGCCTGCCTGAAGAAGTTCAACAAGGACCAGAATGAGCACTACTACACCCTCATCCCCATCATTTTCCAG AGGATacaggagatggaggagaggaggatcGAGAGAGTAGGAGACTCCATGAGGTCGTATGCTGAAGTTGACCGCAAAGTGTTGCCCATCATCAGCAAGTGCTTAGATGGCATGAACAAAGCGGCAGAGTCCATTGACCCCAAAATG GACACCAAGCAGGTGGTGGAAACGTACAAATCAGGTTTCGAGCCACCTGGCGATGTGGACTTTGAGGACTACAGCCTGTCCATGAGGAGGGCGGTGTCAGAGTCCAGCTTCCTCAACTCTCGGGGGGAGAGCCGGCGCAGAAGCAAGGGAAAACTGTGGCCTTTCATCAAGAGAAACAAG CTTATGTCTTTACTAGCATCCCCCCGCCAGCCCCCGCCACCCCCTCCCACCTCCCCCTCTCCTTCTGCCCTGCCCAACGGTCCCCAGTCCCCCCAGCAGCAAAAGGAGCCCTTCTCCCAGCGCATCAATGACTTCATGTCCTCCAAACACAAGAGCCTGCGGAGCTTGAGGCGAGGG CTTTCTCTCAAGCTG GGGTCTGGCTCTGAGGACTACAGCCATCTACCCCCTgagcagaggaggaagaaatTGCAGGCCAAACTCAATGACATCAACAAGGACCTTCAGAAAGAGATGGATCAAAG GGATGCGTTGACTAAGATGAAAGACGTGTATCTTAAGAATCCCCATATGGGCGATCCGAGCAGTGTGGACCCACGACTAGAGGAGATCAGTCAAAACATAGAGAAGCTACAGATGGAGGCGCAGAAATTTGAG AGCTGGTTGGCTGAAGTAGAGGGAAAGTTACTGGAGAAGACCGACCCACAAAGGAGACAGAGCGCCCATTTTGACTCGCAGGGCAACACGCCTGTTAGCAACAGCTGCGCCCAGAACAGAGAGAG TAGCCCAGATGGAAGTTACACAGAAGACCACAGTGCAGAAAACCAGTTCAAATCACGAAGCACAGAATTTGACGACGAGTTTGATGATGAGGACCCTTTGCCCACCATTGGCACGTGTAAAGCACTCTACCCTTTTGAAG GTCAGAACGAAGGCACCATCTCTATGGCAGAAGGAGAGATGCTGTATGTGATAGAGGAAGACAAGGGCGATGGGTGGACACGTGTGCGCAgaaatgaggatgaggagggataCGTCCCGACGTCCTACATCAAGCTCTATTTCGACACAAACGCCAAAG attCCTAA
- the fnbp1a gene encoding formin-binding protein 1a isoform X2, with product MDPGRGLLTLRRNCRESMSCSWGTELWDQFDNLEKHTQWGIEFVERYTKFVKERSEIELSYAKQIRNLSKKYQPKKSSREEEEYKYSSSRAFLMTLNELNDYAGQHEVIAENLNTQIISELTRYIQELKAERKSHFHDGRRAQQHMENSWKQLESSKRRFERDCKEADRAQHYYEKMDADINVTKADVEKRCSLKARQQAQLRHQVATESKNEYLACLKKFNKDQNEHYYTLIPIIFQRIQEMEERRIERVGDSMRSYAEVDRKVLPIISKCLDGMNKAAESIDPKMDTKQVVETYKSGFEPPGDVDFEDYSLSMRRAVSESSFLNSRGESRRRSKGKLWPFIKRNKLMSLLASPRQPPPPPPTSPSPSALPNGPQSPQQQKEPFSQRINDFMSSKHKSLRSLRRGLSLKLGSGSEDYSHLPPEQRRKKLQAKLNDINKDLQKEMDQRDALTKMKDVYLKNPHMGDPSSVDPRLEEISQNIEKLQMEAQKFESWLAEVEGKLLEKTDPQRRQSAHFDSQGNTPVSNSCAQNRESPDGSYTEDHSAENQFKSRSTEFDDEFDDEDPLPTIGTCKALYPFEGQNEGTISMAEGEMLYVIEEDKGDGWTRVRRNEDEEGYVPTSYIKLYFDTNAKVCTLHMVGVTH from the exons ATGGATCCCGGCCGGGGACTGCTGACGCTGAGGAGGAACTGTCGGGAGAGCATGAGCTGCAGCTGGGGCACGGAGCTGTGG GATCAGTTTGACAACTTGGAGAAGCACACGCAGTGGGGCATTGAGTTCGTGGAGCGGTACACCAAGTTCGTAAAAGAGAGGTCCGAGATCGAGCTCAGCTACGCTAAACAAATCAG AAATCTGTCCAAGAAATATCAGCCCAAGAAGAGTTcacgagaagaagaagaatacaA ATACTCTTCCTCTCGGGCGTTTCTGATGACCCTGAACGAGCTGAATGACTACGCAGGGCAGCATGAGGTCATCGCGGAAAACCTCAACACACAGATCATTTCAGAGCTGACACGCTACATCCAGGAGCTGAAGGCGGAGAGGAAGTCG CACTTCCACGATGGCCGCAGGGCGCAGCAACATATGGAGAATTCCTGGAAACAGCTGGAGTCG AGCAAGCGGAGGTTTGAGCGTGACTGCAAAGAGGCGGACCGGGCGCAGCACTACTACGAAAAGATGGATGCCGATATTAACGTGACTAAAGCGGATGTGGAGAAG CGGTGTTCACTGAAG GCAAGGCAGCAGGCTCAGCTGAGACACCAGGTAGCAACAGAGAGCAAAAACGAGTACCTGGCCTGCCTGAAGAAGTTCAACAAGGACCAGAATGAGCACTACTACACCCTCATCCCCATCATTTTCCAG AGGATacaggagatggaggagaggaggatcGAGAGAGTAGGAGACTCCATGAGGTCGTATGCTGAAGTTGACCGCAAAGTGTTGCCCATCATCAGCAAGTGCTTAGATGGCATGAACAAAGCGGCAGAGTCCATTGACCCCAAAATG GACACCAAGCAGGTGGTGGAAACGTACAAATCAGGTTTCGAGCCACCTGGCGATGTGGACTTTGAGGACTACAGCCTGTCCATGAGGAGGGCGGTGTCAGAGTCCAGCTTCCTCAACTCTCGGGGGGAGAGCCGGCGCAGAAGCAAGGGAAAACTGTGGCCTTTCATCAAGAGAAACAAG CTTATGTCTTTACTAGCATCCCCCCGCCAGCCCCCGCCACCCCCTCCCACCTCCCCCTCTCCTTCTGCCCTGCCCAACGGTCCCCAGTCCCCCCAGCAGCAAAAGGAGCCCTTCTCCCAGCGCATCAATGACTTCATGTCCTCCAAACACAAGAGCCTGCGGAGCTTGAGGCGAGGG CTTTCTCTCAAGCTG GGGTCTGGCTCTGAGGACTACAGCCATCTACCCCCTgagcagaggaggaagaaatTGCAGGCCAAACTCAATGACATCAACAAGGACCTTCAGAAAGAGATGGATCAAAG GGATGCGTTGACTAAGATGAAAGACGTGTATCTTAAGAATCCCCATATGGGCGATCCGAGCAGTGTGGACCCACGACTAGAGGAGATCAGTCAAAACATAGAGAAGCTACAGATGGAGGCGCAGAAATTTGAG AGCTGGTTGGCTGAAGTAGAGGGAAAGTTACTGGAGAAGACCGACCCACAAAGGAGACAGAGCGCCCATTTTGACTCGCAGGGCAACACGCCTGTTAGCAACAGCTGCGCCCAGAACAGAGAGAG CCCAGATGGAAGTTACACAGAAGACCACAGTGCAGAAAACCAGTTCAAATCACGAAGCACAGAATTTGACGACGAGTTTGATGATGAGGACCCTTTGCCCACCATTGGCACGTGTAAAGCACTCTACCCTTTTGAAG GTCAGAACGAAGGCACCATCTCTATGGCAGAAGGAGAGATGCTGTATGTGATAGAGGAAGACAAGGGCGATGGGTGGACACGTGTGCGCAgaaatgaggatgaggagggataCGTCCCGACGTCCTACATCAAGCTCTATTTCGACACAAACGCCAAAG TATGCACATTGCACATGGTTGGCGTGACACACTGA
- the fnbp1a gene encoding formin-binding protein 1a isoform X1: protein MDPGRGLLTLRRNCRESMSCSWGTELWDQFDNLEKHTQWGIEFVERYTKFVKERSEIELSYAKQIRNLSKKYQPKKSSREEEEYKYSSSRAFLMTLNELNDYAGQHEVIAENLNTQIISELTRYIQELKAERKSHFHDGRRAQQHMENSWKQLESSKRRFERDCKEADRAQHYYEKMDADINVTKADVEKRCSLKARQQAQLRHQVATESKNEYLACLKKFNKDQNEHYYTLIPIIFQRIQEMEERRIERVGDSMRSYAEVDRKVLPIISKCLDGMNKAAESIDPKMDTKQVVETYKSGFEPPGDVDFEDYSLSMRRAVSESSFLNSRGESRRRSKGKLWPFIKRNKLMSLLASPRQPPPPPPTSPSPSALPNGPQSPQQQKEPFSQRINDFMSSKHKSLRSLRRGLSLKLGSGSEDYSHLPPEQRRKKLQAKLNDINKDLQKEMDQRDALTKMKDVYLKNPHMGDPSSVDPRLEEISQNIEKLQMEAQKFESWLAEVEGKLLEKTDPQRRQSAHFDSQGNTPVSNSCAQNRESSPDGSYTEDHSAENQFKSRSTEFDDEFDDEDPLPTIGTCKALYPFEGQNEGTISMAEGEMLYVIEEDKGDGWTRVRRNEDEEGYVPTSYIKLYFDTNAKVCTLHMVGVTH from the exons ATGGATCCCGGCCGGGGACTGCTGACGCTGAGGAGGAACTGTCGGGAGAGCATGAGCTGCAGCTGGGGCACGGAGCTGTGG GATCAGTTTGACAACTTGGAGAAGCACACGCAGTGGGGCATTGAGTTCGTGGAGCGGTACACCAAGTTCGTAAAAGAGAGGTCCGAGATCGAGCTCAGCTACGCTAAACAAATCAG AAATCTGTCCAAGAAATATCAGCCCAAGAAGAGTTcacgagaagaagaagaatacaA ATACTCTTCCTCTCGGGCGTTTCTGATGACCCTGAACGAGCTGAATGACTACGCAGGGCAGCATGAGGTCATCGCGGAAAACCTCAACACACAGATCATTTCAGAGCTGACACGCTACATCCAGGAGCTGAAGGCGGAGAGGAAGTCG CACTTCCACGATGGCCGCAGGGCGCAGCAACATATGGAGAATTCCTGGAAACAGCTGGAGTCG AGCAAGCGGAGGTTTGAGCGTGACTGCAAAGAGGCGGACCGGGCGCAGCACTACTACGAAAAGATGGATGCCGATATTAACGTGACTAAAGCGGATGTGGAGAAG CGGTGTTCACTGAAG GCAAGGCAGCAGGCTCAGCTGAGACACCAGGTAGCAACAGAGAGCAAAAACGAGTACCTGGCCTGCCTGAAGAAGTTCAACAAGGACCAGAATGAGCACTACTACACCCTCATCCCCATCATTTTCCAG AGGATacaggagatggaggagaggaggatcGAGAGAGTAGGAGACTCCATGAGGTCGTATGCTGAAGTTGACCGCAAAGTGTTGCCCATCATCAGCAAGTGCTTAGATGGCATGAACAAAGCGGCAGAGTCCATTGACCCCAAAATG GACACCAAGCAGGTGGTGGAAACGTACAAATCAGGTTTCGAGCCACCTGGCGATGTGGACTTTGAGGACTACAGCCTGTCCATGAGGAGGGCGGTGTCAGAGTCCAGCTTCCTCAACTCTCGGGGGGAGAGCCGGCGCAGAAGCAAGGGAAAACTGTGGCCTTTCATCAAGAGAAACAAG CTTATGTCTTTACTAGCATCCCCCCGCCAGCCCCCGCCACCCCCTCCCACCTCCCCCTCTCCTTCTGCCCTGCCCAACGGTCCCCAGTCCCCCCAGCAGCAAAAGGAGCCCTTCTCCCAGCGCATCAATGACTTCATGTCCTCCAAACACAAGAGCCTGCGGAGCTTGAGGCGAGGG CTTTCTCTCAAGCTG GGGTCTGGCTCTGAGGACTACAGCCATCTACCCCCTgagcagaggaggaagaaatTGCAGGCCAAACTCAATGACATCAACAAGGACCTTCAGAAAGAGATGGATCAAAG GGATGCGTTGACTAAGATGAAAGACGTGTATCTTAAGAATCCCCATATGGGCGATCCGAGCAGTGTGGACCCACGACTAGAGGAGATCAGTCAAAACATAGAGAAGCTACAGATGGAGGCGCAGAAATTTGAG AGCTGGTTGGCTGAAGTAGAGGGAAAGTTACTGGAGAAGACCGACCCACAAAGGAGACAGAGCGCCCATTTTGACTCGCAGGGCAACACGCCTGTTAGCAACAGCTGCGCCCAGAACAGAGAGAG TAGCCCAGATGGAAGTTACACAGAAGACCACAGTGCAGAAAACCAGTTCAAATCACGAAGCACAGAATTTGACGACGAGTTTGATGATGAGGACCCTTTGCCCACCATTGGCACGTGTAAAGCACTCTACCCTTTTGAAG GTCAGAACGAAGGCACCATCTCTATGGCAGAAGGAGAGATGCTGTATGTGATAGAGGAAGACAAGGGCGATGGGTGGACACGTGTGCGCAgaaatgaggatgaggagggataCGTCCCGACGTCCTACATCAAGCTCTATTTCGACACAAACGCCAAAG TATGCACATTGCACATGGTTGGCGTGACACACTGA
- the fnbp1a gene encoding formin-binding protein 1a isoform X4, whose protein sequence is MDPGRGLLTLRRNCRESMSCSWGTELWDQFDNLEKHTQWGIEFVERYTKFVKERSEIELSYAKQIRNLSKKYQPKKSSREEEEYKYSSSRAFLMTLNELNDYAGQHEVIAENLNTQIISELTRYIQELKAERKSHFHDGRRAQQHMENSWKQLESSKRRFERDCKEADRAQHYYEKMDADINVTKADVEKRCSLKARQQAQLRHQVATESKNEYLACLKKFNKDQNEHYYTLIPIIFQRIQEMEERRIERVGDSMRSYAEVDRKVLPIISKCLDGMNKAAESIDPKMDTKQVVETYKSGFEPPGDVDFEDYSLSMRRAVSESSFLNSRGESRRRSKGKLWPFIKRNKLMSLLASPRQPPPPPPTSPSPSALPNGPQSPQQQKEPFSQRINDFMSSKHKSLRSLRRGGSGSEDYSHLPPEQRRKKLQAKLNDINKDLQKEMDQRDALTKMKDVYLKNPHMGDPSSVDPRLEEISQNIEKLQMEAQKFESWLAEVEGKLLEKTDPQRRQSAHFDSQGNTPVSNSCAQNRESSPDGSYTEDHSAENQFKSRSTEFDDEFDDEDPLPTIGTCKALYPFEGQNEGTISMAEGEMLYVIEEDKGDGWTRVRRNEDEEGYVPTSYIKLYFDTNAKVCTLHMVGVTH, encoded by the exons ATGGATCCCGGCCGGGGACTGCTGACGCTGAGGAGGAACTGTCGGGAGAGCATGAGCTGCAGCTGGGGCACGGAGCTGTGG GATCAGTTTGACAACTTGGAGAAGCACACGCAGTGGGGCATTGAGTTCGTGGAGCGGTACACCAAGTTCGTAAAAGAGAGGTCCGAGATCGAGCTCAGCTACGCTAAACAAATCAG AAATCTGTCCAAGAAATATCAGCCCAAGAAGAGTTcacgagaagaagaagaatacaA ATACTCTTCCTCTCGGGCGTTTCTGATGACCCTGAACGAGCTGAATGACTACGCAGGGCAGCATGAGGTCATCGCGGAAAACCTCAACACACAGATCATTTCAGAGCTGACACGCTACATCCAGGAGCTGAAGGCGGAGAGGAAGTCG CACTTCCACGATGGCCGCAGGGCGCAGCAACATATGGAGAATTCCTGGAAACAGCTGGAGTCG AGCAAGCGGAGGTTTGAGCGTGACTGCAAAGAGGCGGACCGGGCGCAGCACTACTACGAAAAGATGGATGCCGATATTAACGTGACTAAAGCGGATGTGGAGAAG CGGTGTTCACTGAAG GCAAGGCAGCAGGCTCAGCTGAGACACCAGGTAGCAACAGAGAGCAAAAACGAGTACCTGGCCTGCCTGAAGAAGTTCAACAAGGACCAGAATGAGCACTACTACACCCTCATCCCCATCATTTTCCAG AGGATacaggagatggaggagaggaggatcGAGAGAGTAGGAGACTCCATGAGGTCGTATGCTGAAGTTGACCGCAAAGTGTTGCCCATCATCAGCAAGTGCTTAGATGGCATGAACAAAGCGGCAGAGTCCATTGACCCCAAAATG GACACCAAGCAGGTGGTGGAAACGTACAAATCAGGTTTCGAGCCACCTGGCGATGTGGACTTTGAGGACTACAGCCTGTCCATGAGGAGGGCGGTGTCAGAGTCCAGCTTCCTCAACTCTCGGGGGGAGAGCCGGCGCAGAAGCAAGGGAAAACTGTGGCCTTTCATCAAGAGAAACAAG CTTATGTCTTTACTAGCATCCCCCCGCCAGCCCCCGCCACCCCCTCCCACCTCCCCCTCTCCTTCTGCCCTGCCCAACGGTCCCCAGTCCCCCCAGCAGCAAAAGGAGCCCTTCTCCCAGCGCATCAATGACTTCATGTCCTCCAAACACAAGAGCCTGCGGAGCTTGAGGCGAGGG GGGTCTGGCTCTGAGGACTACAGCCATCTACCCCCTgagcagaggaggaagaaatTGCAGGCCAAACTCAATGACATCAACAAGGACCTTCAGAAAGAGATGGATCAAAG GGATGCGTTGACTAAGATGAAAGACGTGTATCTTAAGAATCCCCATATGGGCGATCCGAGCAGTGTGGACCCACGACTAGAGGAGATCAGTCAAAACATAGAGAAGCTACAGATGGAGGCGCAGAAATTTGAG AGCTGGTTGGCTGAAGTAGAGGGAAAGTTACTGGAGAAGACCGACCCACAAAGGAGACAGAGCGCCCATTTTGACTCGCAGGGCAACACGCCTGTTAGCAACAGCTGCGCCCAGAACAGAGAGAG TAGCCCAGATGGAAGTTACACAGAAGACCACAGTGCAGAAAACCAGTTCAAATCACGAAGCACAGAATTTGACGACGAGTTTGATGATGAGGACCCTTTGCCCACCATTGGCACGTGTAAAGCACTCTACCCTTTTGAAG GTCAGAACGAAGGCACCATCTCTATGGCAGAAGGAGAGATGCTGTATGTGATAGAGGAAGACAAGGGCGATGGGTGGACACGTGTGCGCAgaaatgaggatgaggagggataCGTCCCGACGTCCTACATCAAGCTCTATTTCGACACAAACGCCAAAG TATGCACATTGCACATGGTTGGCGTGACACACTGA
- the fnbp1a gene encoding formin-binding protein 1a isoform X3, whose protein sequence is MDPGRGLLTLRRNCRESMSCSWGTELWDQFDNLEKHTQWGIEFVERYTKFVKERSEIELSYAKQIRNLSKKYQPKKSSREEEEYKYSSSRAFLMTLNELNDYAGQHEVIAENLNTQIISELTRYIQELKAERKSHFHDGRRAQQHMENSWKQLESSKRRFERDCKEADRAQHYYEKMDADINVTKADVEKARQQAQLRHQVATESKNEYLACLKKFNKDQNEHYYTLIPIIFQRIQEMEERRIERVGDSMRSYAEVDRKVLPIISKCLDGMNKAAESIDPKMDTKQVVETYKSGFEPPGDVDFEDYSLSMRRAVSESSFLNSRGESRRRSKGKLWPFIKRNKLMSLLASPRQPPPPPPTSPSPSALPNGPQSPQQQKEPFSQRINDFMSSKHKSLRSLRRGLSLKLGSGSEDYSHLPPEQRRKKLQAKLNDINKDLQKEMDQRDALTKMKDVYLKNPHMGDPSSVDPRLEEISQNIEKLQMEAQKFESWLAEVEGKLLEKTDPQRRQSAHFDSQGNTPVSNSCAQNRESSPDGSYTEDHSAENQFKSRSTEFDDEFDDEDPLPTIGTCKALYPFEGQNEGTISMAEGEMLYVIEEDKGDGWTRVRRNEDEEGYVPTSYIKLYFDTNAKVCTLHMVGVTH, encoded by the exons ATGGATCCCGGCCGGGGACTGCTGACGCTGAGGAGGAACTGTCGGGAGAGCATGAGCTGCAGCTGGGGCACGGAGCTGTGG GATCAGTTTGACAACTTGGAGAAGCACACGCAGTGGGGCATTGAGTTCGTGGAGCGGTACACCAAGTTCGTAAAAGAGAGGTCCGAGATCGAGCTCAGCTACGCTAAACAAATCAG AAATCTGTCCAAGAAATATCAGCCCAAGAAGAGTTcacgagaagaagaagaatacaA ATACTCTTCCTCTCGGGCGTTTCTGATGACCCTGAACGAGCTGAATGACTACGCAGGGCAGCATGAGGTCATCGCGGAAAACCTCAACACACAGATCATTTCAGAGCTGACACGCTACATCCAGGAGCTGAAGGCGGAGAGGAAGTCG CACTTCCACGATGGCCGCAGGGCGCAGCAACATATGGAGAATTCCTGGAAACAGCTGGAGTCG AGCAAGCGGAGGTTTGAGCGTGACTGCAAAGAGGCGGACCGGGCGCAGCACTACTACGAAAAGATGGATGCCGATATTAACGTGACTAAAGCGGATGTGGAGAAG GCAAGGCAGCAGGCTCAGCTGAGACACCAGGTAGCAACAGAGAGCAAAAACGAGTACCTGGCCTGCCTGAAGAAGTTCAACAAGGACCAGAATGAGCACTACTACACCCTCATCCCCATCATTTTCCAG AGGATacaggagatggaggagaggaggatcGAGAGAGTAGGAGACTCCATGAGGTCGTATGCTGAAGTTGACCGCAAAGTGTTGCCCATCATCAGCAAGTGCTTAGATGGCATGAACAAAGCGGCAGAGTCCATTGACCCCAAAATG GACACCAAGCAGGTGGTGGAAACGTACAAATCAGGTTTCGAGCCACCTGGCGATGTGGACTTTGAGGACTACAGCCTGTCCATGAGGAGGGCGGTGTCAGAGTCCAGCTTCCTCAACTCTCGGGGGGAGAGCCGGCGCAGAAGCAAGGGAAAACTGTGGCCTTTCATCAAGAGAAACAAG CTTATGTCTTTACTAGCATCCCCCCGCCAGCCCCCGCCACCCCCTCCCACCTCCCCCTCTCCTTCTGCCCTGCCCAACGGTCCCCAGTCCCCCCAGCAGCAAAAGGAGCCCTTCTCCCAGCGCATCAATGACTTCATGTCCTCCAAACACAAGAGCCTGCGGAGCTTGAGGCGAGGG CTTTCTCTCAAGCTG GGGTCTGGCTCTGAGGACTACAGCCATCTACCCCCTgagcagaggaggaagaaatTGCAGGCCAAACTCAATGACATCAACAAGGACCTTCAGAAAGAGATGGATCAAAG GGATGCGTTGACTAAGATGAAAGACGTGTATCTTAAGAATCCCCATATGGGCGATCCGAGCAGTGTGGACCCACGACTAGAGGAGATCAGTCAAAACATAGAGAAGCTACAGATGGAGGCGCAGAAATTTGAG AGCTGGTTGGCTGAAGTAGAGGGAAAGTTACTGGAGAAGACCGACCCACAAAGGAGACAGAGCGCCCATTTTGACTCGCAGGGCAACACGCCTGTTAGCAACAGCTGCGCCCAGAACAGAGAGAG TAGCCCAGATGGAAGTTACACAGAAGACCACAGTGCAGAAAACCAGTTCAAATCACGAAGCACAGAATTTGACGACGAGTTTGATGATGAGGACCCTTTGCCCACCATTGGCACGTGTAAAGCACTCTACCCTTTTGAAG GTCAGAACGAAGGCACCATCTCTATGGCAGAAGGAGAGATGCTGTATGTGATAGAGGAAGACAAGGGCGATGGGTGGACACGTGTGCGCAgaaatgaggatgaggagggataCGTCCCGACGTCCTACATCAAGCTCTATTTCGACACAAACGCCAAAG TATGCACATTGCACATGGTTGGCGTGACACACTGA